The DNA window AGTGGCCCGTACAGTGGAGTTCTCGAGTTCCCGAGTTCTCCGGGTGttgataataaatataaacagaGTCGAAGCAtgcaataaacaaattgaatttgcccGCCGGAGACGAAAGTTGCATGTGGCTTTATGCTAGACATCGCAGAGTCCATTAAACGCATCGTTGTaaacgtggcgtatgcgcaatttttCACTCTATCCCCTCAATTTTTGGTTGCAACTCAATTAGAATTGAGTGAGGCAGGGGCAGGGAGGTAAAGAAGTAGATGGTCTAGATGGGGACGGTGGCAATCTCTGCCAACGGCAAGGCAATTATAAAACTTTCTGGGGGCCTGGAGAACGCAATTACCGACCGACGGCCTGGTGAAAACTGCGCCCGAGGCACAAGAGCGTTTAGGTTAATTGTGAGCAAATTCTTTTTGTTGCAATCAAATTATAATGGGTCTCCGTTTGCCCCAACCCAACCGTTTAGTGCCCATCATACCCGAGTTCCTGTACGACATACGACATCCGGATGCGCCGCTCGACAGCTTTCCACGCACACCGTTAACGTCCAACGTTCCGCCGCCACCAACGCCGTGTCCATGCAACAAGGATGGCAGCGAGGCGGCTCCGCTCGAGATCTCCACGATTAGTCCGGAGGGTAAGTGTCGCCTACGTAGCCTTAGCCGCTAATTGGCCACCAGTCTGCAGCGAAAGTCCTTGAACATCCACAGAGAACGAGACCTACTACCGCGAACTGGAGGAGCGACACAACGAGCTGGTGGGCGAGACCGTCGAGGTTGGACTGCTGTTTGCCTCCAAGGCGTTTGTCCAGCTGCTAGTTAACCCAATTGTCGGACCCCTGACTCACCGGTAAGCATTTTTAGTCTACCTTAGATACATCTCTTGCAAGTAGATAGAACTGACTTAATTTCAAGTCCGGGGAGAAAGCCATTTAAATTTTGGAGCGGAATTAAAGTATTCAGATGATCTTACTGATTCATGTTTATACTCCTGCAGGATTGGCTACAGTATCCCCATGTTCGCTGGCTTCGTGATAATGTTTCTCTCCACGATAAGTAAGAACCACTAGCTCCTCTGCACTAGAAATGGTATTGAACCCATCACCTTTTCGCAGTTTTCGCTTTTGGACGATCCTACCTGGTGCTGTTTGTGGCGCGGGCTCTGCAAGGGATTGGTTCATCCTGCTCCTCGGTTTCCGGCATGGGCATGCTGGCAGATCGGTTTACGGACGACAAGGAGCGTGGAAATGCCATGGGCATAGCACTGGGAGGATTAGCCTTGGGCGTGCTCATAGGTCCACCATTCGGCGGCGTGATGTACGAGTTTGTGGGCAAGTCGGCTCCATTTCTTATCCTGGCTGCCCTGGCCTTGGGCGACGGCCTGCTGCAGTTGTTCATGCTGCAGCCATCGATCCAGAAGGCCGAAACGGAACCACCCTCGCTGAAGAGCCTCATCAGTGACCCCTACATCCTGATTGCTGCTGGAGCCATCACCTTCGCCAATATGGGCATCGCCATGTTGGAGCCCTCGCTGCCGCTGTGGATGGTGGACAACATGGGCGCCACTCGCTGGGAGCAGGGCGTGGCCTTCCTGCCCGCCTCCATCAGCTACCTGATTGGCACCAATCTCTTCGGACCGCTGGGACACAAGATTGGACGATGGTTTGCCGCCTGCTTGGGATTGATTATCATCGGAGGATGCTTGATATTTGTAAGTATACCATTTCTTAGTTTATTTCTAATTACCAGGTGGAAAATATTGAGTTTTGAAGCTTAACTAGTGGTTTTAAAGATTGCTCAAGAATTCGCGTAATCAGAACTGTATCATTTTGATTTACACACATCCCCTTTCAGATACCCATGGCCACTTCGATCACTCACCTGATTATCCCGAACGCAGGACTTGGCTTTGCCATCGGCATGGTGGACTCCTCGATGATGCCGGAACTGGGCTATCTGGTGGACATACGACACTCGGCGGTGTACGGCAGCGTTTACGCCCTGGGCGATGTGGCCTTTTGTGTGGGCTTCGCCGTAGGCCCCGCCTTGTCCGGATCGCTGGTGAAGAGCATCGGATTCGAGTGGATGTTGTTCGGGATCGCCATCCTCTGCTTCATGTACGCCCCACTCCTGACGCTACTCAAGAATCCGCCGACGAGCGACGAGAAGAAGGTACGTATGGCCAGGGAGGCGGCTGAAGCTGCTGCAGCCGCTGCAGCCGCTTCGGGGGAATCCTCGGGAATCCCCCAGATGACCGCATCCTGTCCGGCCATCATGCATGGTATTTCTGTTCCCGATTCGGATGCCGAGGCGGGCAGGACGAACGAGGGCTACGAGAGCGAGAGGCTTTGAGTCTCGCTACATTGcttaattttagtttattattacttttcgTAAATTTAGTCATTCTTATTGTTTTTAGCCCTAAGTTCTGCTTAATTTGTTTgtaataaaactattaatttt is part of the Drosophila yakuba strain Tai18E2 chromosome 2R, Prin_Dyak_Tai18E2_2.1, whole genome shotgun sequence genome and encodes:
- the LOC6529936 gene encoding synaptic vesicular amine transporter isoform X1 encodes the protein MQSSTDAGNGGPRKHTQSTAPQKQSEISETTSFTVNATTTNSQQQQNPGGPASNTPSKNPFKQQLDSNQQNGNMDQDCGIMGVGKEPPAPPPPTYQSQTYGGRQAPPPADQYREEDPRAAGSWAAAKSWMVSWRGSNRLVLVIVAIALLLDNMLLTTVVPIIPEFLYDIRHPDAPLDSFPRTPLTSNVPPPPTPCPCNKDGSEAAPLEISTISPEENETYYRELEERHNELVGETVEVGLLFASKAFVQLLVNPIVGPLTHRIGYSIPMFAGFVIMFLSTIIFAFGRSYLVLFVARALQGIGSSCSSVSGMGMLADRFTDDKERGNAMGIALGGLALGVLIGPPFGGVMYEFVGKSAPFLILAALALGDGLLQLFMLQPSIQKAETEPPSLKSLISDPYILIAAGAITFANMGIAMLEPSLPLWMVDNMGATRWEQGVAFLPASISYLIGTNLFGPLGHKIGRWFAACLGLIIIGGCLIFIPMATSITHLIIPNAGLGFAIGMVDSSMMPELGYLVDIRHSAVYGSVYALGDVAFCVGFAVGPALSGSLVKSIGFEWMLFGIAILCFMYAPLLTLLKNPPTSDEKKVRMAREAAEAAAAAAAASGESSGIPQMTASCPAIMHGISVPDSDAEAGRTNEGYESERL
- the LOC6529936 gene encoding synaptic vesicular amine transporter isoform X2, coding for MQSSTDAGNGGPRKHTQSTAPQKQSEISETTSFTVNATTTNSQQQQNPGGPASNTPSKNPFKQQLDSNQQNGNMDQDCGIMGVGKEPPAPPPPTYQSQTYGGRQAPPPADQYREEDPRAAGSWAAAKSWMVSWRGSNRLVLVIVAIALLLDNMLLTTVVPIIPEFLYDIRHPDAPLDSFPRTPLTSNVPPPPTPCPCNKDGSEAAPLEISTISPEENETYYRELEERHNELVGETVEVGLLFASKAFVQLLVNPIVGPLTHRIGYSIPMFAGFVIMFLSTIIFAFGRSYLVLFVARALQGIGSSCSSVSGMGMLADRFTDDKERGNAMGIALGGLALGVLIGPPFGGVMYEFVGKSAPFLILAALALGDGLLQLFMLQPSIQKAETEPPSLKSLISDPYILIAAGAITFANMGIAMLEPSLPLWMVDNMGATRWEQGVAFLPASISYLIGTNLFGPLGHKIGRWFAACLGLIIIGGCLIFIPMATSITHLIIPNAGLGFAIGMVDSSMMPELGYLVDIRHSAVYGSVYALGDVAFCVGFAVGPALSGSLVKSIGFEWMLFGIAILCFMYAPLLTLLKNPPTSDEKKSLIYGRDRAQVRYVTYQNYDEDE